In a genomic window of Wyeomyia smithii strain HCP4-BCI-WySm-NY-G18 chromosome 1, ASM2978416v1, whole genome shotgun sequence:
- the LOC129725049 gene encoding uncharacterized protein LOC129725049, with product MKTARCSLLIVLLWINCFLISTIRCDDDKSFSVSDEDSLPDDTEEHDRQVGENLVSAQLFAIIDLYKQEDPVGLPGATVPDPMPIPEIKQSFSIAKMHMKNVLAYGLSKFRIKLLKTELHTMKIQTGVQIDEMLVKGNYTMSTFFNRAEGPFTVVLKNVMTKGNVSLGVERDGKVRTQDISLDIAFDDMSMDFQNLGFMGSIFQSVVNSASNLVFDTIKPFMLSEAYSKIRAEIDTRVENMTTENSILFPNSISPLDMAIGEARTLVRNKKFDPYLIPDYNTTAGIFGMHTAHTWIKGISSFYRYGTIGITMQNNTVALTMQVGTQRIMGSTQWEVSVGRGMISRAGQAQFTVEHIKVAFEVQQPLDLRKKPKLSDIQLELGNIQVRCDGAGTLDYIVEAVVNILPNILRYQIMDAIENPLKIRIQEKLDCINVEQMIKKHVVEYEKHGLDMEINFKIC from the exons ATGAAGACGGCACGCTGCAGCCTCTTAATCGTTCTATTGTGGATCAATTGCTTTCTTATCAGCACGATTCGATGTGACGACG ACAAATCGTTTTCCGTTTCCGATGAAGACTCACTTCCCGATGACACCGAAGAGCATGACCGACAGGTTGGTGAGAATCTGGTTTCGGCGCAGCTGTTCGCCATCATCGATCTGTACAAGCAAGAAGATCCTGTCGGGCTACCAGGTGCAACAGTGCCAGATCCTATGCCCATTCCAGAAATCAAACAATCTTTTTCGATTGCGAAGATGCACATGAAAAATGTACTGGCCTACGGGTTATCGAAGTTTCGTATCAAGCTGCTTAAGACTGAGCTACATACGATGAAAATCCAAACTGGAGTACAGATTGATGAAATGTTAGTTAAGGGCAATTACACCATGAGCACGTTCTTCAATCGAGCGGAAGGTCCTTTCACCGTAGTGTTAAAAAATGTGATGACGAAGG gaaACGTGTCGCTTGGTGTCGAACGGGATGGCAAGGTTCGAACGCAGGATATCAGTCTTGATATCGCCTTCGACGATATGTCAATGGATTTCCAGAATTTAGGCTTCATGGGTAGTATTTTTCAAAGTGTGGTAAATTCTGCATCCAATCTGGTCTTTGATACCATCAAACCTTTTATGCTAAGTGAAGCATACTCCAAAATTCGAGCCGAGATTGACACTCGGGTGGAAAATATGACCACGGAGAATAGTATCTTGTTCCCCAACTCTATATCTCCGTTGGACATGGCAATCGGGGAAGCGCGTACGCTTGTTCGCAATAAGAAATTCGATCCATACCTTATTCCGGACTACAACACTACTGCCGGGATATTCGGGATGCATACGGCACATACCTGGATTAAGGGAATTTCCAGCTTTTATCGATACGGCACTATTGGAATAACCATGCAAAATAATACGGTGGCGCTAACGATGCAGGTGGGCACACAGAGAATCATGGGATCTACCCAGTGGGAGGTTTCTGTAGGACGTGGTATGATTAGTCGAGCCGGTCAAGCCCAATTCACCGTAGAGCATATTAAGGTTGCATTCGAAGTACAACAACCCTTGGATCTACGTAAAAAACCGAAGCTGAGTGATATCCAATTAGAGTTGGGAAATATTCAA GTTCGTTGTGATGGAGCGGGAACACTGGATTATATCGTGGAAGCAGTGGTAAATATTTTGCCGAACATATTGCGCTATCAGATCATGGATGCCATCGAGAATCCGCTCAAGATTCGTATTCAGGAAAAGCTGGATTGTATCAATGTGGAGCAGATGATCAAAAAGCATGTGGTTGAATATGAGAAGCATGGATTAGATATGGAAATCAATTTTAAGATTTGTTAG
- the LOC129725059 gene encoding AN1-type zinc finger protein 2A, which translates to MELPHLGEHCSAKYCNKLDFLPMKCDACGSIYCSDHFSYQSHACSSAYKKDVQVPICPLCSEPVPTPRDVWPDVTVGAHIDQFCKSEKKKIYTNRCSYKNCKKKELIPVSCSVCKRNYCLKHRHTTDHECSGSAVSRKHPQNFAGQAALQRQQQKNSSSNTLTNHRAADSNKHLEAVQGSMSEDEALARALALSMQEEEDERSAATRNEPRNAGQRGIPVGGHSSKDKCNLS; encoded by the exons ATGGAATTGCCACATCTTGGTGAACACTGTTCCGCAAAATATTGCAACAAACTAG ATTTTCTTCCCATGAAATGCGATGCTTGTGGGTCAATATACTG CTCGGACCATTTTAGCTATCAGTCACATGCGTGCTCTTCCGCCTACAAAAAAGACGTCCAGGTGCCCATATGTCCCCTTTGTAGCGAACCAGTTCCTACTCCGAGAGACGTTTGGCCAGATGTAACCGTGGGGGCCCATATTGATCAGTTTTGCAAatcagagaagaaaaaaatatacactaaccGTTGCTCGTACAAAAACTGTAAGAAAAAAGAGCTTATTCCAGTGTCATGCTCGGTTTGCAAGAGAAATTATTGCCTTAAACATCGCCATACAACGGATCACGAATGTTCTGGAAGTGCTGTTTCTCGAAAACACCCACAAAATTTTGCAGGACAAGCGGCACTCCAAAGACAGCAACAAAAGAATAGTTCCTCGAATACGTTGACTAATCATCGCGCAGCGGACAGTAACAAGCACTTGGAAGCGGTGCAGGGTAGCATGTCGGAAGATGAAGCACTGGCGCGAGCTTTAGCACTGTCCATGCAGGAGGAGGAAGACGAACGCAGTGCAGCTACCCGCAACGAACCAAGAAATGCTGGCCAGCGTGGGATTCCAGTAGGGGGGCACAGCAGCAAGGACAAGTGTAATTTGTCGTGA